A segment of the Gemmatimonadota bacterium genome:
GGCGCCGGCCAGCAGCACGGCCTGGTAACGGGCCTCCGCCTCCTGCAGAGTGCGGAGCGCAAGGGTGGCGGCGCCCAGAATGCTGAGGGTCCCCACGGCAAGCACCGTGAGCGCGACCATCACCTCGACCAGCGTGAAGCCGTCAAGCGAGAGCAGGCGCCAGCGCTCCCCGATCCGGCTCACCATGGGCGAGCCCGGCCGTAGCTCGAGATGGCGATGCCCGCCTCGGCACGGCCACGCCGGAGATGCAGCGTGCGGGCAGCCATGCGGCCCAGGCCCAGAGCGTCAAAGGCCAGCTCGAGGCGCTCGAGGGGCGCACCCTCCGTTTCCAGCCTCACGCCGTAGTCAGCCGCCAGGTCGACTGGTGCGGCCACCGTGTCACCGTCCGACTCCGCCCAGAAGCGAGCCCGGTCGACCTCGATCACGAAAGTGGCATGGCCACGCGCGACGGCGCTGGCGCGGGCCCGTGCCAGCCCGGCCAGGAGGGCGTCGCGGGCGGCTCGCACGGTGTAGGCGTCCAGCCAGCGGGCCACGCTCGGGATGC
Coding sequences within it:
- a CDS encoding type II secretion system protein → MNAHARPAGTTLVELLVVIGLLGILAASSIPSVARWLDAYTVRAARDALLAGLARARASAVARGHATFVIEVDRARFWAESDGDTVAAPVDLAADYGVRLETEGAPLERLELAFDALGLGRMAARTLHLRRGRAEAGIAISSYGRARPW